A section of the Streptomyces sp. SCL15-4 genome encodes:
- the pgi gene encoding glucose-6-phosphate isomerase has protein sequence MNADGRTRLHQTPEWAALAEHREELADTRLRELFAADPGRGTGYTLRVGDLYIDYSKHLVTDDTLRLLRQLAAATDVFGLRDAMFRGEKINVTEDRAVLHTALRAPRDAVIEVDGENVVPKVHAVLDKMAHFADRVRSGEWTGHTGKRIKNVVNVGIGGSDLGPAMAYEVLRSFADRDLTVRFVSNVDGADLHEAIRDLDPAQTLFIIASKTFTTIETITNATSARQWLLAALGDEKAVAKHFVALSTNAGKVADFGIDTDNMFEFWDWVGGRYSYDSAIGLSLMIAIGPDRFREMLDGFRLMDEHFRTAPAEANAPLLLGLLGIWYGNFHDAQSHAVLPYSHYLSKFTAYLQQLDMESNGKYVSRDGERVDWQTGPVVWGTPGTNGQHAYYQLIHQGTKLIPADFIGFAEPVAELSGELKAQHDLLMANFFAQTQALAFGKTAEEVRAEGVAEELVPHKTFPGDRPTTTILARELTPSVLGQLIALYEHKVFVQGAVWNIDSFDQWGVELGKVLAKRVEPALTEGAEVPGLDASTKALVARYRELRGRS, from the coding sequence ATGAACGCAGACGGCCGTACCAGGCTCCACCAGACGCCCGAGTGGGCCGCCCTCGCCGAGCACCGCGAGGAGCTGGCGGACACCCGGCTGAGGGAACTGTTCGCCGCCGACCCCGGACGCGGCACCGGGTACACGCTCCGGGTCGGCGACCTGTACATCGACTACTCCAAGCACCTGGTCACCGACGACACCCTGCGGCTGCTGCGCCAGCTGGCCGCGGCGACGGACGTCTTCGGACTGCGGGACGCCATGTTCCGCGGCGAGAAGATCAACGTCACCGAGGACCGGGCGGTGCTGCACACCGCGCTGCGCGCCCCGCGGGACGCCGTGATCGAGGTCGACGGCGAGAACGTCGTGCCCAAGGTGCACGCGGTGCTGGACAAGATGGCGCACTTCGCCGACCGGGTCCGCTCCGGCGAGTGGACCGGACACACCGGCAAGCGCATCAAGAACGTGGTCAACGTCGGTATCGGCGGCTCCGACCTCGGCCCCGCGATGGCCTACGAGGTGCTGCGCAGCTTCGCCGACCGCGACCTCACGGTCCGCTTCGTCTCCAACGTGGACGGGGCCGACCTGCACGAGGCGATCCGCGACCTGGACCCGGCGCAGACCCTGTTCATCATCGCGTCCAAGACGTTCACGACGATCGAGACCATCACCAACGCCACCTCGGCGCGCCAGTGGCTGCTGGCCGCGCTCGGCGACGAGAAGGCCGTGGCGAAGCACTTCGTGGCGCTGTCCACGAACGCCGGTAAGGTCGCCGACTTCGGCATCGACACGGACAACATGTTCGAGTTCTGGGACTGGGTCGGCGGGCGGTACTCGTACGACTCCGCGATCGGCCTGTCCCTGATGATCGCGATCGGGCCGGACCGGTTCCGGGAGATGCTCGACGGCTTCCGGCTGATGGACGAGCACTTCCGCACCGCGCCCGCCGAGGCCAACGCGCCGCTGCTGCTGGGTCTGCTGGGCATCTGGTACGGCAACTTCCACGACGCGCAGTCCCACGCGGTGCTGCCGTACTCGCACTACCTGTCGAAGTTCACCGCCTACCTCCAGCAGCTGGACATGGAGTCCAACGGCAAGTACGTCTCCCGTGACGGCGAGCGGGTGGACTGGCAGACCGGGCCGGTGGTGTGGGGCACGCCCGGCACCAACGGGCAGCACGCCTACTACCAGTTGATCCACCAGGGCACCAAGCTGATCCCGGCGGACTTCATCGGCTTCGCCGAGCCGGTCGCCGAGCTGAGCGGTGAACTCAAGGCCCAGCACGACCTGTTGATGGCCAACTTCTTCGCCCAGACCCAGGCGCTCGCCTTCGGCAAGACGGCCGAGGAGGTCCGCGCCGAGGGCGTCGCCGAGGAACTGGTCCCGCACAAGACCTTCCCGGGCGACCGGCCCACCACGACGATCCTGGCCCGTGAGCTGACCCCGTCCGTGCTCGGCCAGCTGATCGCCCTCTACGAACACAAGGTGTTCGTCCAGGGCGCGGTGTGGAACATCGACTCCTTCGACCAGTGGGGCGTGGAGCTGGGCAAGGTCCTCGCCAAGCGCGTCGAACCCGCGCTCACCGAGGGCGCCGAGGTCCCCGGTCTCGACGCGTCCACGAAGGCGCTGGTGGCCCGGTACCGGGAACTGCGCGGCCGGAGCTGA
- a CDS encoding MFS transporter has translation MAKTGDERAPAWRGGFGRLWSAAVLSSFGDALRTAALPLLAASLTGRPLLIAAVVACGYLPWIVFGLLGGAVADRVDQRRAMWTVDAVRGLLMASFAVAVALGHASIALLIALAFTLTTLQTLFDNAATALLPALVEPDALGSANARLMSGQKITGGLLGAPAVPILMAAGTSVPFAADAATFLVAAALVASLRPAVPDRSPGPAGGTLRREIADGLRVLWHDRPLRGLCAATALCNVGMGALIATLVVLVTGWLGAGSGGYAAAATAYTVGGLAGGVANRRITAGLGPLRAVLLAGAVQTAALVVMGTVRSLPALVAALAVFGFMGMLWNVNTTTLMQQRTPAGLLGRVGSAFRTLAVAGVPPGAILGGAAATAWGPNTPALLTAVFFVLSVTALIPLRKRDIRVVVPDDHSRRAVIN, from the coding sequence ATGGCCAAGACGGGGGACGAGCGGGCGCCGGCATGGCGCGGGGGCTTCGGACGGCTGTGGAGCGCAGCCGTGCTCTCCAGCTTCGGTGACGCGCTGCGCACGGCAGCGTTGCCGTTGCTCGCCGCCTCGCTGACCGGCCGACCTCTGCTCATCGCCGCCGTGGTCGCCTGCGGTTACCTGCCCTGGATCGTCTTCGGCCTGCTCGGCGGGGCCGTCGCCGACCGTGTGGACCAGCGCCGTGCGATGTGGACGGTGGACGCGGTGCGCGGGCTGCTCATGGCGTCCTTCGCGGTGGCCGTCGCCCTGGGACACGCCTCGATCGCCTTGCTGATCGCGCTCGCCTTCACGCTGACCACCCTTCAGACCCTGTTCGACAACGCGGCCACGGCCCTGCTGCCGGCGCTGGTGGAACCGGACGCCCTCGGCAGCGCCAACGCCCGGCTGATGTCCGGTCAGAAGATCACCGGTGGTCTGCTGGGAGCGCCCGCCGTGCCGATTCTGATGGCCGCGGGGACATCCGTTCCCTTCGCGGCCGACGCGGCCACCTTCCTCGTCGCCGCCGCCCTGGTCGCCTCCTTGCGGCCCGCCGTGCCCGACCGCTCGCCGGGACCGGCGGGCGGCACCCTGCGCCGGGAGATCGCCGACGGGCTGCGCGTCCTGTGGCACGACCGGCCGCTGCGCGGGCTGTGCGCCGCGACGGCGCTGTGCAACGTCGGCATGGGAGCCCTGATCGCCACCTTGGTCGTGCTGGTGACCGGGTGGCTGGGCGCGGGCAGCGGCGGCTACGCGGCGGCGGCCACCGCGTACACGGTCGGCGGCCTGGCCGGAGGAGTGGCGAACCGGCGGATCACGGCCGGGCTCGGCCCGTTGCGCGCGGTGCTGCTCGCCGGCGCCGTGCAGACCGCAGCCCTCGTCGTCATGGGTACGGTGCGCAGCCTGCCCGCCTTGGTGGCCGCCCTCGCCGTCTTCGGGTTCATGGGCATGCTGTGGAACGTCAACACCACCACCCTGATGCAGCAACGCACGCCCGCCGGCCTGCTCGGCCGGGTCGGATCGGCCTTCCGGACCCTGGCCGTCGCGGGAGTCCCGCCGGGCGCGATCCTCGGCGGTGCCGCGGCCACGGCCTGGGGTCCCAACACGCCCGCTCTGCTCACGGCCGTCTTCTTCGTCCTGTCCGTCACCGCGCTGATACCGCTGCGCAAGCGGGACATACGTGTGGTGGTGCCGGACGACCACTCGCGCCGTGCGGTGATCAATTAG
- a CDS encoding RNA polymerase-binding protein RbpA: MASGNAIRGSRVGAGPMGEAERGESAPRLRISFWCSNGHETQPSFASDAQVPDTWDCPRCGFPAGQDRDNPPAPPRTEPYKTHLAYVRERRSDADGEAILAEALAKLRGEI; the protein is encoded by the coding sequence GTGGCAAGTGGCAACGCGATCCGAGGAAGCCGGGTCGGGGCGGGGCCGATGGGCGAGGCCGAGCGCGGCGAGTCCGCGCCGCGTCTGCGCATCTCCTTCTGGTGCTCCAACGGGCACGAGACGCAGCCCAGCTTCGCCAGCGACGCGCAGGTTCCCGACACCTGGGACTGTCCCCGCTGCGGCTTCCCGGCCGGCCAGGACCGGGACAACCCGCCGGCCCCGCCGCGCACCGAGCCCTACAAGACGCACCTCGCGTACGTACGCGAGCGGCGCAGCGACGCGGACGGCGAGGCGATCCTCGCCGAGGCGCTCGCCAAACTGCGCGGCGAAATCTAG
- the secG gene encoding preprotein translocase subunit SecG has protein sequence MVLGFSIALIVFSLLLMLLVLMHKGKGGGLSDMFGGGMQSSVGGSSVAERNLDRITIVIGLLWFACIIVLGLVMKSNN, from the coding sequence GTGGTTTTGGGGTTCTCGATCGCCCTGATCGTCTTCAGCCTGCTGCTGATGCTGCTGGTGCTGATGCACAAGGGGAAGGGCGGCGGCCTGTCCGACATGTTCGGCGGCGGCATGCAGTCCTCCGTCGGCGGTTCCTCGGTCGCCGAGCGCAACCTCGACCGGATCACCATCGTGATCGGCCTGCTCTGGTTCGCGTGCATCATCGTCCTCGGCCTCGTCATGAAGTCGAACAACTGA
- the pgl gene encoding 6-phosphogluconolactonase, giving the protein MSTPQLVVHHDKELMAQAAAARLITKIVDAQASRGTASVVLTGGRNGNGLLAALAAAPARDAVDWGRLDLWWGDERYLPEGDPERNVTQAREALLDSVPLDPERVHAMPASDGPHGTDVEAAAEAYAAELAKAAGPENHGAVPAFDVLMLGVGPDTHVASLFPELPAVRETERTVVGVHGAPKPPPTRITLTLPAIRAAREVWLLAAGEDKAEAAAIALSGAGEIQAPAAGAYGTRRTLWLLDSAAASQLPRSLYPPASP; this is encoded by the coding sequence GTGAGCACACCGCAGCTGGTCGTCCACCACGACAAGGAGCTGATGGCGCAGGCCGCCGCGGCCCGCCTGATCACGAAGATCGTGGACGCGCAGGCCTCCCGGGGCACCGCGTCCGTGGTCCTCACCGGCGGCCGCAACGGCAACGGCCTGCTGGCCGCGCTGGCGGCGGCGCCCGCCCGGGACGCCGTCGACTGGGGCCGGCTGGACCTGTGGTGGGGCGACGAGCGCTACCTCCCCGAGGGCGACCCCGAGCGCAATGTCACGCAGGCCCGCGAGGCCCTGCTGGACTCCGTCCCGCTGGACCCGGAGCGCGTGCACGCCATGCCCGCCTCCGACGGCCCCCACGGCACGGACGTCGAGGCGGCGGCCGAGGCGTACGCGGCGGAGCTGGCGAAGGCGGCCGGGCCGGAGAACCACGGCGCGGTGCCCGCCTTCGACGTCCTGATGCTGGGCGTCGGCCCGGACACCCACGTGGCCTCGCTCTTCCCGGAGCTGCCGGCCGTACGGGAGACCGAGCGCACGGTGGTCGGCGTGCACGGCGCGCCCAAGCCCCCGCCGACCCGGATCACCCTGACCCTCCCCGCGATCCGCGCGGCCCGCGAGGTCTGGCTCCTCGCGGCCGGCGAGGACAAGGCGGAGGCCGCGGCCATCGCCCTGTCCGGCGCGGGCGAGATCCAGGCCCCGGCGGCGGGCGCGTACGGCACCCGGCGCACCCTGTGGCTGCTGGACTCCGCCGCGGCCTCGCAGCTGCCGCGGTCGCTGTATCCGCCGGCGTCGCCCTGA
- a CDS encoding M14 family zinc carboxypeptidase, producing the protein MRHRARSILAVGALMIGGASLTPTAQARSDGPAPTGPDEVGVYRAEVTKQQVPLLLKAGQDGHELGEPAAGGGRTRVEVYLTGKQAARLRGQGVTLTEHTLSSRAQARVEDAAQGVFRPYSGKGGLKEEILRTAREHPGLTKVESIGKTVDGQDILALKMTRNARTSRDGSKPAVLYMSNQHAREWITPEMTRRLMHHYLDHYTSDRRVRSIVDSTELWFVLSANPDGYDYTFKDPSTRLWRKNLRDVDGDGAIGVGDGVDLNRNFAYKWGYDNEGSSPDPTSQTYRGASPGSEPETRALDALEKRVGFRYGINYHSAAELLLYGVGWQVATPTPDDVLYRALAGTPDDSAVPGYRPQVSSELYTTNGEADGHASNVNGMAMFTPEMSTCQTASDSDPDDAWNRGDCRSSFTFPDDEKLIRREFAKNVPFALSVAETAAHPDRPASAVGLDAADFTPASFTTSYSRGADQEVAVVARKALRDKELRYRVNGGRTLDQALRPWKGGEVYGGEDDLYFDEYRAKVRDGEPGDRVEVWFTGETRSGRKVSGPHFTYTVARRPAADTLVVAEEGTAAGQARAYADAVRAAGHRAVVWDVATQGAPDPLGVLKHFRTVVHYSGPGGPGNATQLRLRAYLNEGGRLIEAGERAGGSVDLGDGTLSDDFSQYYLGAYSRTPAKGATGFTGSGALAGAAGPLGDAPGNPLDAAGAYGVTSEELPATAFPQFASAGAGAFSGTTNPYGPYAGAFMAAAVHTDNAYKRLTRTLDLTGVVAADRPALSARLLWDTEPGYDHVVVEAHTVGADDWTTLPEASGATRTTVPDECGALTAEHPWLKHYLTPSGTTCAATGSSGAWNSLSGTSAGWQRVAFDLSAYAGKSVEVSIGYITDTGTGGRGVLADDASLVVGGAARETEGFESSLGAWRAAGPPAGSAPVRKDWARTGALFRTYAAVTTDDTVLLGFGLEQMVSAADRAALLRKAFAALDR; encoded by the coding sequence ATGAGACACAGAGCGAGATCGATCCTCGCTGTCGGCGCGCTGATGATCGGCGGAGCGAGCCTCACACCCACGGCCCAGGCACGGAGCGACGGCCCGGCACCCACCGGACCGGACGAGGTCGGGGTCTACCGCGCGGAGGTCACGAAGCAGCAGGTACCCCTGCTGCTGAAGGCCGGTCAGGACGGCCACGAACTCGGTGAGCCGGCGGCCGGCGGCGGCAGGACCCGGGTCGAGGTCTACCTCACCGGCAAGCAGGCCGCCCGGCTGCGCGGGCAGGGCGTCACCCTCACCGAGCACACCCTCTCCTCCCGGGCGCAGGCCCGGGTGGAGGACGCGGCGCAAGGCGTGTTCCGCCCGTACAGCGGAAAGGGCGGCCTCAAGGAGGAGATCCTCCGCACCGCCCGGGAACACCCCGGCCTCACCAAGGTCGAGTCCATCGGGAAGACCGTCGACGGCCAGGACATCCTCGCGCTCAAGATGACCAGGAACGCGCGGACGTCGCGGGACGGCTCCAAGCCGGCCGTGCTCTACATGTCCAACCAGCACGCGCGCGAGTGGATCACGCCGGAGATGACCCGCCGGCTGATGCACCACTACCTGGACCACTACACGAGCGACCGGCGCGTCAGGAGCATCGTCGACTCGACCGAGCTGTGGTTCGTCCTCTCGGCCAACCCCGACGGCTACGACTACACCTTCAAGGACCCCAGCACCCGCCTGTGGCGCAAGAACCTGCGCGACGTCGACGGCGACGGCGCCATCGGCGTGGGCGACGGCGTCGACCTCAACCGCAACTTCGCCTACAAGTGGGGTTACGACAACGAGGGCTCGTCGCCCGACCCCACCAGCCAGACCTACCGCGGCGCGAGCCCCGGCTCCGAGCCCGAGACCAGGGCCCTGGACGCCCTGGAGAAGCGGGTCGGCTTCCGCTACGGCATCAACTACCACTCCGCCGCCGAACTCCTGCTCTACGGCGTGGGCTGGCAGGTGGCCACGCCGACGCCCGACGACGTCCTCTACCGGGCACTGGCCGGCACCCCGGACGACTCCGCCGTTCCCGGCTACCGTCCGCAGGTCTCCTCGGAGCTGTACACCACCAACGGCGAGGCGGACGGCCACGCGTCGAACGTCAACGGAATGGCCATGTTCACCCCGGAGATGTCGACGTGTCAGACCGCGTCGGACAGCGACCCGGACGACGCCTGGAACCGCGGCGACTGCCGGTCGTCCTTCACCTTCCCCGACGACGAGAAGCTGATCCGGCGCGAGTTCGCCAAGAACGTCCCGTTCGCGCTCTCCGTCGCCGAGACCGCGGCGCACCCCGACCGGCCGGCCTCCGCCGTCGGCCTGGACGCCGCCGACTTCACCCCGGCCTCGTTCACCACGTCGTACTCCCGGGGCGCGGACCAGGAGGTCGCGGTCGTCGCCCGCAAGGCGCTCCGGGACAAGGAGCTGAGGTACCGCGTCAACGGCGGCCGCACCCTCGACCAGGCGCTCAGGCCCTGGAAGGGCGGCGAGGTCTACGGCGGCGAGGACGACCTCTACTTCGACGAGTACCGCGCCAAGGTGCGGGACGGCGAGCCGGGCGACCGGGTCGAGGTGTGGTTCACCGGTGAGACCAGGAGCGGACGGAAGGTCTCCGGCCCGCACTTCACCTACACCGTCGCGCGGCGGCCGGCCGCCGACACGCTGGTGGTCGCCGAGGAGGGCACCGCAGCCGGCCAGGCCCGGGCCTACGCGGACGCGGTCCGGGCCGCCGGGCACCGGGCCGTCGTCTGGGACGTGGCCACCCAGGGCGCTCCGGACCCGCTCGGCGTGCTGAAGCACTTCCGGACGGTCGTGCACTACTCCGGCCCGGGCGGCCCCGGCAACGCCACCCAGCTGCGGCTGCGCGCCTACCTCAACGAGGGCGGCAGGCTGATCGAGGCCGGCGAGCGGGCCGGCGGCAGTGTCGACCTCGGCGACGGCACCCTGTCCGACGACTTCAGCCAGTACTACCTGGGCGCCTACAGCCGTACGCCGGCCAAGGGAGCCACCGGCTTCACCGGCTCCGGCGCGCTCGCCGGCGCCGCCGGACCCCTCGGCGACGCGCCCGGCAACCCGCTCGACGCGGCGGGCGCCTACGGCGTCACCTCCGAGGAACTGCCGGCCACCGCGTTCCCGCAGTTCGCAAGCGCGGGCGCGGGCGCGTTCAGCGGAACCACCAACCCCTACGGGCCGTACGCGGGCGCCTTCATGGCCGCCGCCGTGCACACCGACAACGCCTACAAGCGGCTCACCCGCACCCTCGACCTCACCGGAGTCGTCGCCGCCGACCGGCCGGCCCTGAGCGCCCGGCTGCTGTGGGACACCGAACCCGGCTACGACCACGTGGTGGTGGAGGCGCACACCGTGGGCGCCGACGACTGGACCACGCTGCCGGAGGCCTCGGGAGCCACCCGGACGACCGTGCCGGACGAGTGCGGCGCCCTGACCGCCGAGCACCCCTGGCTGAAGCACTATCTGACGCCGTCCGGTACCACCTGCGCCGCGACCGGTTCCAGCGGCGCCTGGAACAGCCTCTCCGGCACCTCCGCCGGCTGGCAGCGGGTGGCCTTCGACCTGAGCGCGTACGCCGGGAAGTCCGTCGAGGTCTCGATCGGCTACATCACCGACACCGGCACCGGCGGCCGGGGCGTCCTCGCCGACGACGCCTCGCTGGTCGTCGGCGGCGCGGCGCGGGAGACCGAGGGCTTCGAGTCGTCCCTGGGCGCCTGGCGGGCGGCCGGGCCGCCGGCGGGCAGTGCGCCGGTCCGCAAGGACTGGGCCCGCACCGGGGCCCTGTTCCGGACGTACGCGGCGGTCACCACGGACGACACCGTGCTGCTCGGTTTCGGTCTGGAACAGATGGTCTCGGCGGCCGACCGGGCGGCGCTGCTGAGGAAGGCGTTCGCCGCGCTGGACAGGTGA
- the tpiA gene encoding triose-phosphate isomerase, which produces MSTRTPLMAGNWKMNLNHLEAIAHVQKLAFALADKDYEAVEVAVLPPFTDLRSVQTLVDGDKLKIKYGAQDISQHDSGAYTGEISGSMLAKLKCTYVAIGHSERRQYHHETDELVNAKVKAAYKHGLTPILCVGEELDVREAGNHVAHTLAQVEGGLKDLPAEQAETVVIAYEPVWAIGTGKVCGAEDAQEVCAAIRAKIAELYSQDVADKVRIQYGGSVKSGNCAEIMAQPDIDGALVGGASLDADEFVKIVRFRDQ; this is translated from the coding sequence ATGAGCACGCGCACGCCGCTGATGGCGGGCAACTGGAAGATGAACCTCAACCACCTCGAGGCCATCGCACACGTCCAGAAGCTCGCCTTCGCCCTGGCCGACAAGGACTACGAGGCCGTAGAGGTCGCCGTCCTGCCGCCCTTCACCGACCTGCGCTCCGTGCAGACCCTGGTCGACGGCGACAAGCTCAAGATCAAGTACGGCGCCCAGGACATCTCCCAGCACGACTCCGGCGCCTACACCGGCGAGATCTCCGGCTCCATGCTGGCCAAGCTGAAGTGCACCTACGTGGCGATCGGCCACTCCGAGCGCCGGCAGTACCACCACGAGACCGACGAGCTGGTCAACGCCAAGGTCAAGGCCGCCTACAAGCACGGCCTCACCCCGATCCTGTGCGTCGGCGAGGAGCTGGACGTCCGCGAGGCGGGCAACCACGTCGCCCACACCCTCGCCCAGGTCGAGGGCGGCCTCAAGGACCTCCCGGCCGAGCAGGCCGAGACCGTCGTGATCGCCTACGAGCCCGTGTGGGCCATCGGCACCGGCAAGGTCTGCGGCGCCGAGGACGCCCAGGAGGTCTGCGCCGCGATCCGCGCCAAGATCGCCGAGCTGTACTCCCAGGACGTGGCCGACAAGGTCCGCATCCAGTACGGCGGCTCCGTGAAGTCGGGCAACTGCGCCGAGATCATGGCCCAGCCCGACATCGACGGCGCCCTGGTCGGCGGCGCCTCGCTGGACGCCGACGAGTTCGTCAAGATCGTGCGCTTCCGCGATCAGTGA
- a CDS encoding phosphoglycerate kinase: MKTIDELLADGVSGKRVFVRADLNVPLADGTITDDGRIRAVLPTVKALADAGAKVVVASHLGRPKGAPDPAFSLLPAAERLGELLGAPVAFAEDTVGPAAHDAVDGLQPGQVAVIENLRFNPGETSKDDTERGEFADRLAALADVYVSDGFGAVHRKHASVFDLPARLPHYAGHLIATEVGVLKQLTEDVKRPYAVVLGGAKVSDKLGVIDHLLEKADRILVGGGMAYTFLKAQGHEVGISLLQEDQIPAVKEYLKRAEERGVEFVLPVDVLVSPEFPDLKTKAPTNPTTVAATAIPADQEGLDIGPETRTLYASKLADAATVFWNGPMGVFEHPDYAEGTKAVAHALVDSDGFTVVGGGDSAAAVRTLGFDEKAFGHISTGGGASLEYLEGKTLPGLAALED, encoded by the coding sequence ATGAAGACGATCGACGAACTTCTCGCCGACGGCGTGAGCGGCAAGCGGGTCTTCGTCCGCGCCGACCTCAACGTGCCGCTGGCCGACGGGACCATCACCGACGACGGCCGCATCCGCGCCGTCCTGCCCACCGTCAAGGCCCTCGCGGACGCGGGCGCCAAGGTGGTCGTCGCCTCGCACCTGGGCCGCCCCAAGGGCGCCCCGGACCCCGCCTTCTCGCTGCTGCCCGCGGCCGAGCGCCTCGGCGAACTGCTCGGCGCCCCGGTCGCCTTCGCCGAGGACACCGTCGGCCCCGCCGCCCACGACGCCGTCGACGGCCTCCAGCCGGGCCAGGTCGCGGTCATCGAGAACCTGCGTTTCAACCCCGGCGAGACGTCCAAGGACGACACGGAGCGAGGGGAGTTCGCCGACCGGCTCGCCGCCCTCGCCGACGTCTACGTGAGCGACGGCTTCGGCGCCGTCCACCGCAAGCACGCCTCCGTCTTCGACCTCCCGGCCCGGCTGCCGCACTACGCCGGCCACCTGATCGCCACCGAGGTCGGCGTCCTGAAGCAGCTCACCGAGGACGTCAAGCGGCCGTACGCGGTCGTGCTCGGCGGCGCCAAGGTGTCCGACAAGCTGGGCGTCATCGACCACCTGCTGGAGAAGGCCGACCGCATCCTCGTCGGCGGCGGCATGGCCTACACCTTCCTCAAGGCCCAGGGCCACGAGGTCGGCATCTCCCTGCTCCAGGAGGACCAGATCCCGGCGGTCAAGGAGTACCTGAAGCGCGCCGAGGAGCGCGGTGTGGAGTTCGTCCTCCCCGTCGACGTCCTCGTCTCGCCCGAATTCCCGGACCTGAAGACCAAGGCCCCGACCAACCCCACCACGGTCGCCGCGACCGCCATCCCGGCCGACCAGGAGGGCCTGGACATCGGTCCGGAGACCCGCACGCTGTACGCTTCGAAGCTCGCCGACGCCGCGACCGTCTTCTGGAACGGTCCCATGGGCGTCTTCGAGCACCCCGACTACGCCGAGGGCACCAAGGCGGTCGCCCACGCCCTCGTCGACTCCGACGGTTTCACCGTCGTCGGCGGCGGTGACTCCGCCGCGGCCGTGCGCACGCTCGGCTTCGACGAGAAGGCATTCGGCCACATCTCGACCGGTGGCGGCGCCTCCCTCGAATACCTCGAGGGCAAGACGCTCCCCGGCCTCGCCGCACTGGAGGACTGA
- the gap gene encoding type I glyceraldehyde-3-phosphate dehydrogenase: MTIRVGINGFGRIGRNYFRALLEQGADIEVVAVNDLGDTATTAHLLKYDTILGRLKQEVTHTADTITVDGHTIKVLSERNPADIPWGELGVDIVIESTGIFTKREDAAKHLAGGAKKVLISAPAKDEDITIVMGVNQDKYDPAQHNVISNASCTTNCVAPMAKVLDENFGIVKGLMTTVHAYTNDQRILDFPHKDLRRARAAAENIIPTTTGAAKATALVLPHLKGKLDGMAMRVPVPTGSVTDLVVELSREVTKEEVNAAFQKAAEGELKGLLDYTEDPIVSSDIVNAPASCTFDSSLTMVQEGKNVKVIGWYDNEWGYSNRLVDLTVFVGNQL; the protein is encoded by the coding sequence GTGACGATCCGCGTAGGCATCAACGGCTTCGGCCGCATCGGTCGTAACTACTTCCGCGCGCTGCTGGAGCAGGGAGCGGACATCGAGGTTGTGGCTGTCAACGACCTGGGTGACACCGCGACCACCGCCCACCTGCTGAAGTACGACACGATCCTGGGCCGCCTCAAGCAGGAGGTCACCCACACCGCCGACACGATCACCGTCGACGGCCACACCATCAAGGTGCTCTCCGAGCGCAACCCGGCCGACATCCCGTGGGGCGAGCTGGGTGTCGACATCGTCATCGAGTCCACCGGCATCTTCACCAAGCGCGAGGACGCCGCCAAGCACCTCGCCGGTGGCGCCAAGAAGGTCCTCATCTCGGCTCCGGCCAAGGACGAGGACATCACCATCGTCATGGGCGTCAACCAGGACAAGTACGACCCGGCGCAGCACAACGTCATCTCCAACGCCTCCTGCACCACCAACTGTGTGGCGCCGATGGCCAAGGTCCTCGACGAGAACTTCGGCATCGTCAAGGGCCTGATGACGACGGTGCACGCGTACACGAACGACCAGCGCATCCTGGACTTCCCGCACAAGGACCTGCGCCGCGCCCGTGCCGCCGCCGAGAACATCATCCCGACCACCACCGGTGCCGCCAAGGCCACCGCCCTGGTCCTGCCCCACCTCAAGGGCAAGCTGGACGGCATGGCCATGCGCGTCCCGGTCCCGACCGGCTCGGTCACCGACCTGGTCGTGGAGCTGAGCCGCGAGGTCACCAAGGAAGAGGTCAACGCCGCCTTCCAGAAGGCCGCCGAGGGCGAGCTGAAGGGCCTCCTCGACTACACCGAGGACCCGATCGTCTCCTCCGACATCGTCAACGCCCCGGCGTCCTGCACCTTCGACTCCTCCCTGACCATGGTCCAGGAGGGCAAGAACGTGAAGGTCATCGGTTGGTACGACAACGAGTGGGGCTACTCCAACCGCCTCGTGGACCTCACGGTCTTCGTCGGCAACCAGCTCTGA